One Nostoc sp. UHCC 0302 DNA window includes the following coding sequences:
- a CDS encoding ParM/StbA family protein, translated as MTDQPSAATPINAAAIPMNRVSASTPLNSTNTPKTGNTGSGKTILSVDLGRTSTKTCVSREPNSVVFVPANVKQLSIEQVRGGVFEARATDPLMDLWLEYQGNGYAVGQLAADFGANLGVGQSKVEAALVKVLASAGYFKLKDDISVVLGLPFLSLEQFEKEKAQLISQVSGPHVLNFRGESLSLNVNKVWVMPEGYGSLLWSEAQPKKGNTVPDFTKISVAIVDIGHQTVDLLMVDNFRFARGASKSEDFGMNKFYELVAAEIQGADSQSLALISAVNKPKGERFYRPRGASKPTNLDDFLPNLTEMFSREISSRVLAWLPERVTDVILTGGGGEFFWEDVERLLNEAKINAHLAAPSRQANALGQYIYGEAQLSAVRAARA; from the coding sequence ATGACAGACCAACCTTCCGCCGCTACCCCAATTAATGCCGCTGCTATACCCATGAATAGAGTCTCGGCATCCACCCCCCTAAATTCTACTAATACTCCCAAGACAGGCAATACAGGTTCAGGTAAAACAATTCTCAGTGTTGATTTAGGTAGAACTTCCACAAAGACTTGTGTGAGTCGCGAACCGAACAGTGTGGTGTTTGTACCTGCCAACGTCAAGCAATTGTCGATAGAACAGGTACGCGGGGGCGTTTTTGAAGCCAGGGCAACTGACCCTCTAATGGATTTGTGGCTGGAGTATCAAGGTAATGGTTATGCTGTAGGTCAGCTCGCAGCAGACTTTGGAGCGAATCTAGGAGTCGGTCAATCTAAGGTAGAGGCTGCACTAGTTAAAGTTTTGGCAAGTGCTGGTTACTTCAAACTTAAAGATGATATCTCAGTTGTACTGGGTCTGCCTTTCCTTTCTTTAGAACAATTTGAAAAGGAAAAAGCACAGTTGATTAGCCAAGTAAGTGGCCCTCACGTATTAAACTTCCGAGGCGAATCTTTATCACTAAACGTTAATAAAGTCTGGGTCATGCCAGAAGGTTACGGTAGCCTCCTTTGGTCTGAAGCTCAACCGAAGAAAGGAAATACAGTGCCTGATTTTACGAAAATATCTGTGGCAATTGTTGACATTGGGCATCAAACCGTTGATCTTCTAATGGTTGATAACTTCCGCTTTGCCAGAGGTGCTTCTAAGAGTGAAGACTTCGGAATGAACAAGTTTTATGAACTCGTAGCCGCCGAGATCCAAGGAGCAGATAGTCAATCTCTAGCATTGATTTCTGCTGTGAACAAACCCAAAGGCGAGCGCTTTTATCGTCCTAGAGGCGCTAGTAAGCCCACCAACCTAGATGATTTTCTACCCAACCTTACAGAAATGTTTTCGCGGGAAATCTCTAGCCGTGTCCTAGCTTGGTTGCCAGAACGTGTCACGGATGTAATTCTCACTGGAGGGGGTGGTGAGTTCTTCTGGGAAGACGTTGAACGTCTGCTGAATGAGGCAAAGATTAATGCTCATTTAGCAGCGCCTTCTCGGCAAGCTAACGCCTTGGGGCAGTATATTTATGGTGAGGCGCAATTGTCCGCCGTTCGTGCTGCTAGGGCCTAA
- a CDS encoding DedA family protein produces the protein MLEWITNTINSLGYWGIALLMFVENLFPPIPSELIMPLAGFTARATPDRLNIIGVFFAGLLGSVLGALVWYYPGKFLGETRLKRWADKYGKWLTISSKDITKAKGWFDRQGSKAVFIGRLVPGIRTLISVPAGISNMHLLPFLFYTTLGSAAWVGLLTYSGYILGSQYELVDKYLAPVSKIVLGGLVLAFIVWIFKRRGKSRRR, from the coding sequence ATGCTTGAATGGATTACCAATACTATCAACTCACTAGGTTATTGGGGAATCGCCTTGCTAATGTTCGTAGAGAACTTGTTCCCCCCAATTCCTTCAGAATTGATTATGCCACTGGCAGGATTTACAGCACGAGCCACTCCGGACAGACTCAATATCATTGGCGTTTTTTTTGCAGGACTTTTGGGTTCAGTGTTGGGCGCACTTGTTTGGTATTATCCTGGTAAGTTCTTAGGCGAAACCCGCTTGAAACGTTGGGCTGACAAGTACGGTAAATGGCTGACCATCTCCAGTAAAGATATCACAAAGGCTAAAGGCTGGTTTGATCGGCAAGGCAGCAAAGCAGTTTTTATTGGTCGCCTTGTTCCGGGAATTAGGACATTGATTTCTGTTCCCGCAGGCATCAGCAATATGCACTTGCTACCATTTTTATTTTACACAACATTAGGTAGCGCTGCCTGGGTAGGTTTGCTAACATACTCAGGATACATATTGGGTAGTCAGTATGAACTTGTGGACAAGTACCTTGCTCCTGTATCCAAAATTGTGCTTGGGGGTCTAGTTCTGGCATTTATTGTCTGGATATTCAAACGCCGAGGAAAAAGTCGCAGAAGATGA